Proteins found in one Sphaeramia orbicularis chromosome 8, fSphaOr1.1, whole genome shotgun sequence genomic segment:
- the LOC115424150 gene encoding alpha-(1,3)-fucosyltransferase 9-like — protein MSSSTIQWNCLHFIIFISVFLLVLFTYYTSDISVPTFAFCTTSQKKSNCSCDDADPVNETPRTQTEPNTVVLIWTWPFGQRHDLSCRVFNITRCLLTDNRTLYHQAHGVLFHHRDINGNLDGFPNEPRPWFQKWVWWNMESPAHSSQIPALNHLFNLTCNYRYDSNIPVPYGYLVPVMSQDEVFKVPAKDKLVCWIVSNWRAHYERVQYYDKLKNYINVRAYGSPFGHHLTDQDYTTIISSCKFYLSFENSVYKDYITEKLYNPMRLGSVPVVLGPPRENYEDHIPGDAFIHVNDFASPKELAERLIYLDRNPDEYMNYFNWRNRFKVVNSWFGHEHACRTCSYLQRNRGYHVFHNLNKWYWG, from the coding sequence atgTCGTCTTCAACCATCCAGTGGAACTGTCTacacttcatcatcttcatctcagtttttcttcttgttctcttCACGTACTACACCTCAGACATTTCAGTTCCCACTTTTGCTTTTTGTACGACGTCCCAGAAAAAGTCAAACTGTTCCTGTGACGACGCCGACCCGGTCAATGAAACCCCCCGGACCCAGACCGAGCCCAATACCGTTGTACTGATCTGGACGTGGCCGTTCGGACAAAGACATGACCTCAGCTGCCGTGTTTTCAACATCACCAGGTGTCTTTTGACGGACAACAGGACTCTGTACCACCAAGCCCACGGGGTTTTGTTCCACCACAGAGACATTAACGGGAATCTGGACGGGTTTCCCAATGAACCACGTCCCTGGTTCCAGAAATGGGTTTGGTGGAACATGGAGTCGCCGGCGCACTCATCTCAGATCCCTGCACTGAACCACTTATTCAACCTGACGTGTAACTACCGCTACGACTCAAACATCCCAGTGCCTTATGGGTATTTGGTGCCGGTGATGTCCCAGGATGAGGTTTTCAAAGTACCAGCGAAGGACAAGCTGGTTTGCTGGATCGTGAGCAACTGGAGAGCACATTATGAAAGGGTCCAGTATTACGACAAACTGAAAAACTATATCAACGTTCGCGCTTACGGAAGTCCGTTTGGCCATCATTTGACGGACCAGGACTATACGACCATCATCTCCAGCTGTAAATTCTACCTCTCCTTTGAAAACTCTGTGTACAAAGACTACATCACAGAGAAGTTGTACAACCCCATGAGGCTGGGCAGTGTCCCCGTAGTCCTCGGTCCTCCCAGGGAAAACTACGAGGACCACATCCCTGGAGATGCTTTCATTCATGTCAATGACTTCGCCTCTCCGAAGGAACTGGCAGAGAGGTTAATTTACCTCGACCGAAATCCTGACGAGTACATGAACTACTTCAACTGGAGAAACAGGTTTAAGGTCGTAAACTCTTGGTTCGGTCATGAACACGCCTGCAGAACTTGTAGCTATTTGCAGAGGAACAGAGGTTACCACGTGTTccataatctgaacaaatggtACTGGGGTTAA